TGTTTTAACTAACTTATAAGGGAAGTATAAATATGCTGTTGATGGTCCATAGTAAATAAAGTCTAATGTGTATTTAGCTCCTGTTTCGCCTAAATTATAGATTCAAGCTACATCTGTTAATGTTTGAGTAGATTGAGTGATTATTGTTGGTGTTGTAGCATTAGCTAAAACTGTTCTTTCAGCAAAACTTCAATTCACACTGCTACTTAAATCAACGCTATAACCTACAAAACTATAGTTAGCAGGCTGTTGCATAGTAGCAGTAGTAATACCTGTTAATTTAGTTTTATCTAATTTATATAACTTAGAGTTAGCAAAACTATCGGCATTTTCTTTTTGCTTAGTTAGCTCTTCTTGATTCATTACAGTTTGAATACTCTGACTAGCTTGTTGAATTAGTTCAACAGTTGGAATGGTGCCACTAACTGGATCTAAGGTTTGCCTAAGAATCTGTTCAGCTTGTTGATATGAAGAATTAATTTTATTCAAAATTGCGCTATATTTTGGATCCTTTAACGATGCTAAAGTAGATTGTTTTTGATTAACAGTATTTTTTAGATCATTATAAGGTGCTAATAAAGCTTTATTAGCTTCATCAAATTTTAGTTTTTCGGCATTTGCATTGTCTATAGCGGTTTGTAAAGTTGAAGTAACCTCCTTAACTTGTTCAACAGTTGCTGTTGAACTATCTGCTGTTTCTTTGGCAGTGTTATACGCAGAAACTAAATTATCTTGAATTTTTGCATAATCTGCATATAATTCAACTTTTTGACTTTGATCATTTAATAATGTATTTAAAGTAGATTTAGCGTTAGCTAATTCTTGACTAGAAACATCGATCGTACCTTGGTTGTTGCTTGGTGTGGTGTCCATGCTAGGCATGTCAACCTTATTCTCAGTACGACTTGGAGCGGTGGGATTTGTATTAGAACTTGAATCAGCACTAGTTGAACCTGAATTAGGAACCAGTGTTATCGCTTGAGTACAGCTTGCAGCAGCAAGCATCACAAATGAACTTATACCTAATAAACTAACAAACTTGATAATGTTCTTTCTTTTCATTTAAACTAAACTAATTAGTTATGCTTAATAGAATTCTATTAAGAATAGAGTATATAAAGTTCAATAAAGACCAAATTTAAATTTATTGTTACTTATGTTAAATTTGTTCGTTATTCCAAGCTTTATAGGAACTTCTTCTTCTTCTTCTTCTTCTTCTAGAAAATAAGGGTTTTGCTAATCATTTCGTGATTGTAAAAACCTAATTTCCCTTTGAGATATAAAAAACATCAGAACGATTAATTCTGACGTTTTAACCTTTTAATAGATTTAAATATTTAGTAAATTTAATTCTTCTAAGTTATTTATTTATTGTCGCATTATTTTATCTTGCCTACTTGGAAAATATTAATTTCCCTATAAACGGAGTTTCGTTAGTACCATCACCACTTATAACTATCTTATTAATACCTTGTTTAAGTGTTAAGGTTCTGTGTCCATTATCAACAACACGGCTCCTAGCCACATCAGTTCTTCTTGTATCAAACGCTTCTAATGTGGTTAAACTTGTTCTTGATGTTACAGATACTGTTAATGAATTAGAAGTACCTTCTGTTTGGAATTTCAACAAACTTTGACCTAAAGTTGAAATATATGATCCACTAATATAATATTGACCAGCAGATGGAGCATTTACAAATATTGTGTAAGTTCTATTTTGTCCGGTTGCCATCGGACTTTTAACTGGGTTATTAACAGTGCCAGCTAAACCTCTTTCATTAGTTCTTGCAATTAGTCCTACTAAGTAACTCGCATTAGTAGGTCGTAAATTTGCTGGTGTTTCACTTGGAATAGCTAAATTTTTAAATTCGCCAAAATATGTAGATCAACCAGAAGTAAGACTATAACCTTTTAATAAATCTACTAAAACAGAAGTTTGGTTACTATTTGTATTGCCAAAGATTTGGTTGTAAATATTTTGTTGGCTATTAACATTAGAAGTAAGATACATATTACCAATCATTGGAGCTACTTTAGCTGGATTACTGGTTGGAACACTAAACTCTACTGTGTTTTCACCAAACTTCAAATTAGATAAAGTAATTTTAGCTACATTAATATCACCAACCGTTGGAGTTGGTCCGTTTGCATTCGTTTGTGTTCCAAAAGTAATAGCTGTTGCTTGTCGTGCATCATTCAACTTATATTGAAGTGCTACTTGATCATTATTTTTAACTAACTTATAAGGGAAGTATAAGTAAGCTGTAGTTGAAGCGCCATAATAATTAAACTTTAATGTGTATTTAGTGTTTGTTCCAGTTAAACTATAAATCCAAGAAACATCAGGTGAACTAACTGGGTTAGAAACTGGACTAGTTGTATTATTGTTTCTAGTTCAAACCTTTCTTTGAGCAAAGTTTAAGTTTTGTAGACCTGTTGAACCAGTAGTTAAATCAACATTATAAC
The Mycoplasma tullyi genome window above contains:
- a CDS encoding FIVAR domain-containing protein, encoding MKRKNTLKFISLLGISSFVMLTASSCTQAITLIPNSSSSTINSRSNSNSNTASKDVNTTNSASSSNTNSSSGVRTNNPSSGRSTTNNPSNGSVAPNPAAQELAAARKTLTDLIGTESTNVALYSNYSNILSALKSAYQTAKFASRNPNATLDQVRSLTTNLQKAIDKAASDKQAFDNAKRSLVTVFNELKVTLQSKTTTLNGLSDNKYSRIRDSVNQVFNKGSEITSKPLNSFMGTPSEVENITKINQDIKDLLTKVPGWKQNVDAFNNFEQKTLSRTQLTETNSTNSQQPSNWSFAGYNVDLTTGSTGLQNLNFAQRKVWTRNNNTTSPVSNPVSSPDVSWIYSLTGTNTKYTLKFNYYGASTTAYLYFPYKLVKNNDQVALQYKLNDARQATAITFGTQTNANGPTPTVGDINVAKITLSNLKFGENTVEFSVPTSNPAKVAPMIGNMYLTSNVNSQQNIYNQIFGNTNSNQTSVLVDLLKGYSLTSGWSTYFGEFKNLAIPSETPANLRPTNASYLVGLIARTNERGLAGTVNNPVKSPMATGQNRTYTIFVNAPSAGQYYISGSYISTLGQSLLKFQTEGTSNSLTVSVTSRTSLTTLEAFDTRRTDVARSRVVDNGHRTLTLKQGINKIVISGDGTNETPFIGKLIFSK
- a CDS encoding FIVAR domain-containing protein translates to MKRKNIIKFVSLLGISSFVMLAAASCTQAITLVPNSGSTSADSSSNTNPTAPSRTENKVDMPSMDTTPSNNQGTIDVSSQELANAKSTLNTLLNDQSQKVELYADYAKIQDNLVSAYNTAKETADSSTATVEQVKEVTSTLQTAIDNANAEKLKFDEANKALLAPYNDLKNTVNQKQSTLASLKDPKYSAILNKINSSYQQAEQILRQTLDPVSGTIPTVELIQQASQSIQTVMNQEELTKQKENADSFANSKLYKLDKTKLTGITTATMQQPANYSFVGYSVDLSSSVNWSFAERTVLANATTPTIITQSTQTLTDVAWIYNLGETGAKYTLDFIYYGPSTAYLYFPYKLVKTGDANMVGLQYKLNDNETQTPITFGTENNLDGKTPTVSDINVAKLTLSNLNFGENKIEFSVPDTKVAPMIGNMYLTSNSGSESKINDQIFGNTENINDTLTAITVDLLKGYSLAADWSTDVVQFTNLANSMPANAMTYLVGIIGGTVARPLPSSVPNRNNTPANTNTARTFTIYVNAPKDGDYYISGSYLTSNSRGLKLSIDNTNSVTVTVTGKTNWNTLGYFDTSKTNNSTGNEGSVANNKTTLTLKQGLNKVVISPGTEDSMNAPYIGNLTFTLNSTSTNSGQDGSSSLSS